TCTAAGGTCGAGACTAAAATGCGTTCTTAGGTTATTATAAATATATACAGCTTGATGAGTCATATCTCTAGCTATTTCAGTGTTTTTGATGGTTTGCTTTAAACCATATTCATATTTAAGAGTTCTGTTAATTCTTTCAGCTACAGCATTTTCATAAGGGTCGTATTGTTCGGTCATGCTCATTGTAATGCCATTGTTTTCAGCAAAGCTTGTGTATTTAGGATTACAATACTGGAAGCCTCTATCGGAATGATGAATGAGTTCTTGGTTAGGGTACTTTCTGTTTTTAATAGCCATAGCGAGTGCATCTTTGCAAAGCGATGTTCTCATATGGTTGTCGAGTTTATAACCCATAATTTGTTTAGAATAGGCGTCTGTAACCAAGGCGAGATAGTTGTGTCCGTTTTGCGTTTTAATATAAGTGATGTCGCTTACCCAGAGTTGTTCAGGTCTTCTGGGAACTTGGTCTTTTACAAGGTTTTTATATTTTTTGTACATGTGGTTAGAGTTAGTTGTGGTGATGTAATTTTTACTTTTTGGAACAAGTAGATTATTGTGTTTTAAAAAACGATAGAACTTGTCTCTACCTATCTTAATATCGGTATCTATGAAGTCTTGTTTCAATTCAGCATATAGCTTGATACCACCTGTTTTAGAGCCAACTTTCTTACGGTAATCTTTAACCATTTTAATTAGTTTTTGATGGTCTATTTGTTGTTTTTGTTGGGCTTTAAGTCGTTTGTAGAAGGCTTGTTTAGTGATCCCAAAACATCCATAGAGCCATTTTCTTTTATACGGTCTTTCTTCTTTCGCTCTATCTCTTTTGCTAATGTTTTGGGCAACGACTTTTTTGCCATATCCATTCCTGTAATGAGTTCCATATCAGCAATGATGTCTTGCTGAAAGTCTTTAACGAACTCCAGTTCTTCGATCTTTTCTTTTAATTTCTTGATTTCTTGATTTTTACTCATACCTATTTTTTGTTGGGCTAAGGTACTATAAATTCTTAGCCAGTAGGAAATAGTTGTCCGAGGAACGTCATATTTCTTTGAGGCGACTTTTCTTGAGAGCTGACCGTTTACGATTTGGTCAACAACTAATAATTTGGTTTCTAAAGTTACTTTTTGGTAGCTTTTTTTTCGCCGTTGTTCTTTTTTTGATTTCATAAGTGACTATAATTAATGGTTTAATTTTTAGTCAACCTATTTCAGGAAATTACATTTTTTAAGCTTGTGGCTAACGGTTTGCGTATATGACTTGTGGCGGTTTTCGAAGCACTTTCTTGTCGGCTTGCAACAAATTGACTTAAAAGCACAAAGCTTGAATTTATCACTTTCCCCGCCATAAGTTATATACGCTGTTGTGCTTAGTTTTTTATATTAAATTGACTAAAGTAAACGTATTCAGGATTAAATTCTTGGTCAAATTTATCTTCCTTCATTAATAAAAGTTTCAGCAGTGATATCAAATTAATTATAGGAACAATTACTGTCCAACACAACAAAATCGAAAGGACTGTATAACCTGGTGATTTCAAATAAGCCCATTGAAAACCTAACAAAGGAATTGCAAGTAATACAGCAGTATTTTTTGACTTTCTCTTGTTTTTCGCTATTTCTAGATTTTGCTCAATGTGATTTTTAATATCATTGTTGAACTTGTCCATGAGTCTTACAAATTCATTTCGTCTTTCTTCTAGGTAGTCAACACTTTTTTCTTTATAATCATCGTCAACTAAAGCACTTCCATGATTGAATTTGTCGTTGTATTGATTAATTAGTTCTGTTATGTCATTAATCTCACTTAGCGTTTGATTTCCATTGAATTCTATATTAGAAATTACCAAGTCGGTTAATTCAATCAGTCTTGATATATTTCCTTTGTTCGTTGAAACAAACTTCACTTTATTAATTTCTTTGATACTTTTTACAACGTCACTATCAGATGGTTTTATTCTCCCTGAATAGTCACTTGCACCTTTTACTGCATAATAATTAGCACCTTTTAAAATTGAATTTGCACCTGCTCTTCCAAATTCACGACCAAATTGTCTTGCAAGACCACTTACTACGTCATTAAGTATGTTCATTTTTAATTGTTTTTATTGAGTTTCTCTTTTTCTATTTCTCTAGCTTTTGATAAAGCACTAGCAACGAGTCCTGCTGGAATAGTTACAATACCTACACCAATTAGTAAAATAAAAAATGTAAATATTTTTCCACCTACAGTAATTGGATAAACATCTCCATAGCCAACAGTCGTTAGTGTTACGACAGCCCACCATCCACTATGTATAACAGAGGAAAATAGCTCAGGTTGTGCTTCGTTTTCGAAGTAATAAATACCTGCAGAAGCTAGAAAAATAAATATTGCTGTAACTATGAGAAATAAAACCATTTCTTCTTTTACTATTCCTTTTGCAATATGAAATCGTTTCATAGCCTTATTGTATCGAACAAGTTTCAAGGTTCTAAATATTCTAAAAACCCTGAATGCTCTTAAAGCTCTAAGGTCATACGCTGTTCTTAAGTAAAAGGGAAAGATTGCTAAAAAGTCTATTAGCCCGTAAAAGCTAAAAATATATTTCAAAGGCTTTTTAGCAACATAAATTCTTAAAATGTACTCAAGAGTAAAAATTGAAACGCAAATTATTTCAAAAGTGGCAAGAAAATCTATCGTTTTTTTTGAGTTGTCTGGTAATGTCTCAACTGTAAAAGCTATAAGGGAAGCAAGTATCAAAAACTGAATGAAATAGTCAAAAATCTTACCCTTCCTTGTGGTATTATCTTCTACTATTTTTCGAATTTTCTCTTTCATTCAGGGTTTTCTTAAATTAAGCACAACTTCAGTATATACCAACAAATATAAAACTTTTTTAACAATTTATTAATTTTTTATAAATATTTGTTTATTAGGTTTTTATGCATTTACAAATAGTTACAAACAAAAGTAAACGAAAGTAGATGTTTATTTACCGAATATCTCTTCCCTCCTATCTCATCTTTGTCCTGTCGTTTTGTTACGGCACTGGTTTAGAAACCCTAAATCGGTTTTATGTTTAACTTGTTCCGCCAAAGGCGGAATCAAAAATTTTATATTATGAATAATTTACGTAACCATGTGCAATTAATGGGAAGATTAGGTCAAGACCCAGAAATCATCAACTTAGATTCTGGTAAAAAATTAGCGAAATTCAGTTTAGCTACCAACGATTATTTCACCACTGCTAAGGGTGAAAAAGTAGAAAATACCGACTGGCACAATATTGTGGCTTGGGGCAAAACTGCTGATATTATTGAAAATCACGTCTCTAAAGGTCAAGAAGTGCTGATTGGTGGTAAACTGACTACGCGTTCTTATGAAACTAAAGACGGTGACAAACGCTACATCACTGAAGTGGTTTGCAATAATATTGTGATGACGCAGAAATAGGTTTTGCAAATGAATAAAATTTCATGTTTAGTTCAAACCTTATAATCTAACAACACAATATTTAAAAAGTCATTGCTAAGCTGTTTTCTGCTGAAATGCAGGAAACAGCCGTGGCAATCTTGGGATATATAATTGTGTTTTGAGGTTTAAAAAGTGAATTCATATACTTCAAAAGCCATAAATTACTCTTATTTTTATTTAGCAGAAAATCTTGCAGTTAAAGATAAAAAGTTTATTTTTGCACCCGTTTAATTTAAAACTATATTTATGAACCAGTACGAAACTGTTTTCATTTTAAATCCCGTTTTATCTGAAGATCAGATAAAGGAAACAGTCAAAAAGTTTGAAGATTACTTATCTTCAGAAGGTGCAGAAATGGTGCACAAAGAAGATTGGGGGCTAAAAAAATTGGCTTACCCAATCGAAAACAAAAAAAGTGGCTTTTACCACTTGTTAGAATTTAAAGTGAAGCCTGAAATCATCGATACTTTTGAGTTGATGATGAGACAAGATGAACGCGTTATGCGTTTTTTAACTGTCAAGTTAGACAAGTATGCCGTAGAATGGGCAAGAGAACGCGTAAAACGAACCAAACAAAAAGCTTAAGCGATGTCAAAAATTGAAGAACAATCAAAAGAGAAAAACGAAGGCGAAATCAGATATCTGACGCCTCTTGATATTGAAACGAAAAGTAAAAAACGTTTTTGCCGTTTTAAAAGAGCTGGCATCAAATATGTTGATTATAAAAATGCGGATTTCTTGATGGAGTTTGTGAACGAGCAAGGTAAAATTTTACCCAGACGTTTAACAGGAACTTCTTTGAAATACCAAAGAAAAGTTGCTCAAGCTGTAAAACGCGCAAGACACTTAGCCTTAATGCCTTATGTAGGTGATTTACTTAAATAAAACGAAAAAAACATGGAACTTATACTGAAAAAAGACGTTGAAAATTTAGGTTTTGCTGACGATGTGGTAACAGTTAAAAACGGCTATGGTCGAAATTTTTTAATCCCTCAAGGGTTTGCGGTTTTAGCCACTTCTTCTGCCAAAAAAGTTTTGGCTGAAAATCTTAAACAACGTGCTCATAAAGAAGAAAAAATCATCAAAGAAGCTAAAGATGCTGCTTCAAAACTTGATGGTTTAGAACTTAAAATTACAGCTAAAGCTGGTGCAGGCGATAAACTTTTTGGTAGCATTACCAATGCTGATTTAAGTGAAGCCTTGGCCGATAAAGATGTAGAGGTTGACAAAAAGTTTATTTCTATTCTTGGTGGCAACATCAAAAGATTGGGGCAATATGAAGCCAAAATCAGATTTCACAGAGAAGTGGTTGCTGATTTTACCTTTGATGTTATCGCAGAAGCTTAAATAATTTATTGTTATTTATTAAACCAAACCTCGTCAATTGACGGGGTTTTTTATATAAATTTATCAAGTGCATAGGAATTACTTTTAATTTTTGTTAAATTGCCCTTTTAATGAATATGCAAACATCAACTCCTTCTGAAATAGAACAAAAACGTTTAAGAGCTCTAAAGTCTCTTAACATTCTCGATAGCCAACCTGAAAAAGAATATGATGATTTGACCGAATTGGTCGCTTACATTTGCGACACACCTGTAGCAATGATCAGTCTAATTGATAAAGACCGACAATGGATAAAATCTAAAATTGGTATTGACTTTTGTGAAACTGAACGCAAGATTTCGTTTTGCACACATGTCATCAATCAACCTGATGAAATATATGAGATTGAAGATACCTCAACCCATGAATTGTTTAAGAACAACCCTTTTGTCATTGAAGAAGGCGTTAGATTTTATGCTGGAGCTCCTTTAATTAACGAAAACGGTTATGCACTTGGCACAATTTGCGTGATTGATTTTAAACCAAAAACTTTATCAGACCAACAAAAAATAGCTTTAAAAAATTTGGCTAATCAAGTGGTAAAGCTTTTTGAATTGCGCTCTAAAAATGAAAACCTGCGTGAAGTGCAACGCAATTTAAAAGAAAAAAATACTCAACTTAGAAATTTTGCTGGTGTGGTTTCGCATGATATGAAAATGCCACTGGCCAATATCATCGTGACCATTGATATTTTAAAAAGCAAATACAAAAAAGTCTTAGATGAAGCTGGTTTTGATTATCTCAACAACCTGAAACAGTCAGCCTTTAAAATGAGTGACTATATCAGCAATATTCTTACCCACTACGAAAGCGATGAAATAACCGAAAAACAAGCTAAAGAAAACATTGATCTTCACGAACTTCTCGAAAACATCATAGAATTGTTAGACGTCAATGACAATTGCGAAATCAATCTACCAGCCCAAAACACCCAAATCAAATGCAATAAAACCGCTGTTGAACAAATTTTGCTCAACCTTATCGGTAATAGTTTAAAATATAACGATAAAGAAAAAATTATCGTCGATATAGATTTTTCTGAAGATGACTCTTATTACTATTTTAGCGTAAAAGACAACGGTATCGGTATTCCTAAAGAAAAACAAAAAGATATTTTTAAATTGTTTTCTACAGTTGCTGAAAAAGATAGACGCGGTCAAAAAGGGAACGGCATTGGTTTATCTACGGTGCGTAAACTCATCAACAACCTGGGTGGAAAGATTGACGTAGAGTCTGAAAAAGGCATTTATACTAAAATTTCATTTAGTATTGAGAAATGTGAGTAAGTTGAGTTTGATTACAATCACCATTAGCTATATTTGCCCTTAACGCTTCTAAACCTTGGTATGCAATTTTATCGCCCTGAACTTTTATATGGATTATTGGCACTTGCCATTCCTATTATTGTGCATTTATTTCAGTTGAGAAAATTTAAAACTGAACCTTTTACCAATGTCGCTTTACTTAAAAAACTCATCATTTCTTCAAGAAAAAGTTCTAAGCTCAAAAAATGGTTAAGTCTCATTGCTAGATTGCTTATCATCACATGTTTGGTTTTGGCTTTTGCTCAACCTTATTTTTCTGATTCAAAGATTGTTGACCAAAAGAAACAAATTGGTGTTTTTATAGATAACTCATATAGTATGGCTTTAAAAGGACAAAATACTTCGCTGTTTGAAAAAGCCAAAAAAGAGTTGCTTGAAGCATTACCAGAAAATGAAAATTATCATATCGCAACACATGATCAAAGTCTGAAAAATGTAAAACCTAGCGAATTCAAATCTTGGCTATACGATTTGGATTACAGTTCGGTGAGTTTAGATTTAAAAGCCATCTTTACCAAAGCTCAAAGTTTGTATCAAGCTCAGGAGAATCAACTTAACGAACTTGTGATTTTATCTGATTTTCAATACTTTGAAGAGTTTGACAGCTCAAGTCTTGACACGACTTATAATTATCATTTTATACAATATCAACCTAAGGAACAAATCAACTTTAGCATAGATACCGCTTATCTTAAAACTTCGGCAGAACAAAAAACCCTGATGTTCAAAGTCTCAGCATCTGATCAAACCACACAAAGTTTGCCAGTTTCATTGTATGATGATAAAACTTTACTCGGCAAATTTAGTTTGAATTTTGAAGATGAAACCGAAAAAAACTACAGCTTTGATATAGAACAAAACGAAATAATAAACGGACGAATTCAAATTGACGATGCCAGCCTGAGTTTTGACAACAAACTATTTTTTTCAATAGCTGAGCCTGAAAAAATTAAAGTTCTAATCATTTCACAACAAGCTACATCTTATTTAGACAAGGTTTATAACAATGAAAGATTTGACTACCAACAAAGCCTTATTGGCAATTTAGAATATGCCGATATCAGTCAAGCTGATGTAGTTATTTTAAATGAACTTCAAAGCATTCCAAACGCGTTAAAAATCAGCATAGAAAATCATATAGCTGAAAATAAAGTATTGGGCATTATTCCTTCAAAAGACATTGACTTGAACAGTTACAATGATTTGTTTAATGCTT
This genomic window from Flavobacterium sp. CS20 contains:
- the rpsF gene encoding 30S ribosomal protein S6; protein product: MNQYETVFILNPVLSEDQIKETVKKFEDYLSSEGAEMVHKEDWGLKKLAYPIENKKSGFYHLLEFKVKPEIIDTFELMMRQDERVMRFLTVKLDKYAVEWARERVKRTKQKA
- a CDS encoding single-stranded DNA-binding protein, whose amino-acid sequence is MNNLRNHVQLMGRLGQDPEIINLDSGKKLAKFSLATNDYFTTAKGEKVENTDWHNIVAWGKTADIIENHVSKGQEVLIGGKLTTRSYETKDGDKRYITEVVCNNIVMTQK
- a CDS encoding ion transporter, producing the protein MKEKIRKIVEDNTTRKGKIFDYFIQFLILASLIAFTVETLPDNSKKTIDFLATFEIICVSIFTLEYILRIYVAKKPLKYIFSFYGLIDFLAIFPFYLRTAYDLRALRAFRVFRIFRTLKLVRYNKAMKRFHIAKGIVKEEMVLFLIVTAIFIFLASAGIYYFENEAQPELFSSVIHSGWWAVVTLTTVGYGDVYPITVGGKIFTFFILLIGVGIVTIPAGLVASALSKAREIEKEKLNKNN
- the rpsR gene encoding 30S ribosomal protein S18 codes for the protein MSKIEEQSKEKNEGEIRYLTPLDIETKSKKRFCRFKRAGIKYVDYKNADFLMEFVNEQGKILPRRLTGTSLKYQRKVAQAVKRARHLALMPYVGDLLK
- a CDS encoding ATP-binding protein, yielding MQTSTPSEIEQKRLRALKSLNILDSQPEKEYDDLTELVAYICDTPVAMISLIDKDRQWIKSKIGIDFCETERKISFCTHVINQPDEIYEIEDTSTHELFKNNPFVIEEGVRFYAGAPLINENGYALGTICVIDFKPKTLSDQQKIALKNLANQVVKLFELRSKNENLREVQRNLKEKNTQLRNFAGVVSHDMKMPLANIIVTIDILKSKYKKVLDEAGFDYLNNLKQSAFKMSDYISNILTHYESDEITEKQAKENIDLHELLENIIELLDVNDNCEINLPAQNTQIKCNKTAVEQILLNLIGNSLKYNDKEKIIVDIDFSEDDSYYYFSVKDNGIGIPKEKQKDIFKLFSTVAEKDRRGQKGNGIGLSTVRKLINNLGGKIDVESEKGIYTKISFSIEKCE
- a CDS encoding BatA domain-containing protein; this encodes MQFYRPELLYGLLALAIPIIVHLFQLRKFKTEPFTNVALLKKLIISSRKSSKLKKWLSLIARLLIITCLVLAFAQPYFSDSKIVDQKKQIGVFIDNSYSMALKGQNTSLFEKAKKELLEALPENENYHIATHDQSLKNVKPSEFKSWLYDLDYSSVSLDLKAIFTKAQSLYQAQENQLNELVILSDFQYFEEFDSSSLDTTYNYHFIQYQPKEQINFSIDTAYLKTSAEQKTLMFKVSASDQTTQSLPVSLYDDKTLLGKFSLNFEDETEKNYSFDIEQNEIINGRIQIDDASLSFDNKLFFSIAEPEKIKVLIISQQATSYLDKVYNNERFDYQQSLIGNLEYADISQADVVILNELQSIPNALKISIENHIAENKVLGIIPSKDIDLNSYNDLFNALNLRPYSAVNSNEIKLTTIAFEHPIFEDVFTQRIQNFDYPSFESYYRSSNPQKALAFSNGLAFLESQNNIFRFNATIEDNSNFKQSPLVVLSFYNLALQAQTKTQLYAEIGQSYQFNIKTQLNPDEVLSLSQDEYKFIPKQNAKGQHITLQFDENLNTPGHYAITNTQNDTLYQLAFNLNRKENQFNYLDVSNFNNVKTYDSFTTYAQNWSESQNQKSLWQWFIAFALIFMIIELLLLRFIK
- a CDS encoding IS3 family transposase, whose translation is MTKQAFYKRLKAQQKQQIDHQKLIKMVKDYRKKVGSKTGGIKLYAELKQDFIDTDIKIGRDKFYRFLKHNNLLVPKSKNYITTTNSNHMYKKYKNLVKDQVPRRPEQLWVSDITYIKTQNGHNYLALVTDAYSKQIMGYKLDNHMRTSLCKDALAMAIKNRKYPNQELIHHSDRGFQYCNPKYTSFAENNGITMSMTEQYDPYENAVAERINRTLKYEYGLKQTIKNTEIARDMTHQAVYIYNNLRTHFSLDLRKPAEVHLNPNIKYKSYRKNNLNLQEIKI
- a CDS encoding helix-turn-helix domain-containing protein → MKSKKEQRRKKSYQKVTLETKLLVVDQIVNGQLSRKVASKKYDVPRTTISYWLRIYSTLAQQKIGMSKNQEIKKLKEKIEELEFVKDFQQDIIADMELITGMDMAKKSLPKTLAKEIERKKKDRIKENGSMDVLGSLNKPSTNDLKPNKNNK
- the rplI gene encoding 50S ribosomal protein L9, encoding MELILKKDVENLGFADDVVTVKNGYGRNFLIPQGFAVLATSSAKKVLAENLKQRAHKEEKIIKEAKDAASKLDGLELKITAKAGAGDKLFGSITNADLSEALADKDVEVDKKFISILGGNIKRLGQYEAKIRFHREVVADFTFDVIAEA